A region of the Phycisphaerae bacterium genome:
ATCCGAAGCCGAAGGGTCGGGTGGCGTCGATGAGCACGATTTCGAGGTCTCGGCTGATTCGTCGGTGTTGGAGTCCGTCGTCGAGCACGGCGGCCGTCGCTCCGTACTCGGTGATGGCCAGCTGGCCGGCGGCGAACCGGTCGGGGTGGGCGATGACGACGGCCTGGGGGCACTGGCGGGACATCATGACCGCCTCGTCGGCGAAATCCTGGGTGGAGGCCTTGTATCCTCGGCAGAGCACCGCCGGTTTGCGTCCGTGTTGGATCAGGTGGTGGCAGACCCAAACGGCCATGGGGGTCTTGCCGGTGCCGCCGACGGTGAGATTGCCGATGGAGATGACCGGGATCTCGAGCCATCGGGGCATGGCGAGGTGGTCGTACCAGTGGTTGCGGATCCGGAGCAGGCCTTGATAGGGGAGCGACAGGCCGAGCAATCCGGCTCGAGCGGCGGTGGCGGCCAAGCCACGGCGTTGGCCGCTGATCAGGTCGACATAGGATGAAGAGAGGTTCAAGGGGGCCATTCCTTTGCAGGTTGGGCGTTCTATGGGTGTTCGCGAAGTACAATCGACGCGCATGTCACGCAGGTGCCGCTGGGCCGGTCGGAGGCCTGGTCGTAGCGGAGAACGTCGGCCCGGGCGTGAGGGAGGGCGGTCATGAGGGCGAACAGGCAGCCGGAGCTGCAGATCCGCGTACTGTTATCGTGGCTGCGGATGACCTCAAGGAATTGTGCGGCATCGCCCGACACGAAGGCCTCCAGCGCCGCCCGGTCCTTCGCTGCGACCTCGTTGCGGAACTCGTCGTCCAGATCCCGCTGGTCGCCGAACCGGGGGCCCACGTGGCTCAGGTCGGCGCCGGCGACGACGATCGTCTGGTCGGGGTCCTCCTGGATCAGATCGCGGAGGGCTTCGGCGAACACGCGGAGGTCCACGCCGTTGCCGTCATAGGGTGCGGTGCCCGACGGGCCGCACGGGTCGTGGCACAGCACGGGTACGATCTGGAAATTACCTGCCCCGAGAACATACTGGAGGATCATGAGTTGCAGTTCGACGGAATGTTCGCGCTGATGATCGAGCTCGTACTCGCACAAGTCGGTGAGGCATCGTTCGCTGAGCTGGTGGATGAAGGCCCGATCGGTGGGGGTTGTTCCGAGTGAAGTGGCGAAGTCTTTGCCGGTGGCGACCACGGAGGTGGCCTGGCCGAAGTGGTTGGTGCCGAGGATCACGAATCGTTTAGCGGGGCAATCCGCGTGGAGCAGGCTGTAGGCATCTGCGTAGCAGCGTTGGCCGCGGGGGTAGTCGAGATGGGGGGCGACGAGGCCGGCGATTCGGCCGCCCGCCTGGTGGGGCGGTGCGGGTTCGTTCGCGCGGAACAGACGTTCGAGCATAGCGGCGGTGGATTCGTGTTCCTCGCCGGGTTCGGCTTGACT
Encoded here:
- the amrB gene encoding AmmeMemoRadiSam system protein B, whose protein sequence is MPLSKPYPRLRPVEVLPGEHEGQQVLIVHDPSGLAVSPITVSPAGLFIFSLLDGKNGPDQIQAAFRQQFGATLPFSQLENLVAQLDAARYLDSASFLEHLQKLHAEYHAAPARQSAESQAEPGEEHESTAAMLERLFRANEPAPPHQAGGRIAGLVAPHLDYPRGQRCYADAYSLLHADCPAKRFVILGTNHFGQATSVVATGKDFATSLGTTPTDRAFIHQLSERCLTDLCEYELDHQREHSVELQLMILQYVLGAGNFQIVPVLCHDPCGPSGTAPYDGNGVDLRVFAEALRDLIQEDPDQTIVVAGADLSHVGPRFGDQRDLDDEFRNEVAAKDRAALEAFVSGDAAQFLEVIRSHDNSTRICSSGCLFALMTALPHARADVLRYDQASDRPSGTCVTCASIVLREHP